A region from the Nocardioides exalbidus genome encodes:
- the nudC gene encoding NAD(+) diphosphatase, with protein MTSDRLLPHVALSAHAHNRMGLRRTDAEWLTEQMADPATQVLVIAGNRLRPVDGAVQWLPGDQAPDGTLVLLGDADDTVHVAVIVDPEAAPGAPDEWVPLRSVLSLLADHAPHEAPLLMHAVGLAEWHHATKFCPRCGGTLVSRAAGHELRCTQCDRAQFPRTDPAVIMAITHGDGDDEAILLGRNSAWPEGRWSTLAGFCEPGETLEDAVRREVDEEVGVRVGEVAYFGSQPWPLPASLMLGFTGRAVSTDIDVDGAEIAEARWWTRAEFEAAGRSGELVVPRGISISSSLIESWFGRPLDGPGWD; from the coding sequence GTGACCTCCGACCGCCTCCTGCCGCACGTCGCGCTCTCCGCCCACGCCCACAACCGGATGGGCCTGCGGCGCACCGACGCCGAGTGGCTCACCGAGCAGATGGCCGACCCGGCGACGCAGGTGCTCGTCATCGCCGGCAACCGGCTCCGGCCCGTCGACGGTGCGGTCCAGTGGCTCCCGGGGGACCAGGCCCCGGACGGCACGCTCGTGCTGCTCGGAGACGCCGACGACACGGTCCACGTCGCGGTGATCGTCGACCCGGAGGCCGCCCCCGGCGCACCGGACGAGTGGGTGCCGCTCCGGTCGGTGCTGTCCCTCCTCGCCGACCACGCGCCCCACGAGGCACCGCTCCTGATGCACGCCGTCGGCCTGGCCGAGTGGCACCACGCCACGAAGTTCTGCCCCCGCTGCGGCGGCACGCTCGTCAGCCGGGCCGCCGGTCACGAGCTGCGCTGCACGCAGTGCGACCGGGCGCAGTTCCCGCGCACCGACCCCGCCGTCATCATGGCGATCACCCACGGCGACGGCGACGACGAGGCGATCCTGCTGGGCCGCAACTCCGCCTGGCCCGAGGGCCGCTGGTCGACGCTGGCCGGCTTCTGCGAGCCCGGTGAGACCCTCGAGGACGCCGTGCGCCGCGAGGTCGACGAGGAGGTCGGCGTGCGGGTCGGTGAGGTGGCCTACTTCGGCAGCCAGCCCTGGCCGCTGCCCGCGAGCCTGATGCTCGGCTTCACCGGCAGGGCCGTCAGCACCGACATCGACGTCGACGGCGCGGAGATCGCCGAGGCCCGCTGGTGGACGCGCGCCGAGTTCGAGGCGGCCGGTCGCTCGGGCGAGCTCGTCGTGCCGCGCGGCATCTCGATCTCGTCGTCCCTCATCGAGTCCTGGTTCGGCCGCCCGCTCGACGGCCCCGGCTGGGACTGA
- the aztD gene encoding zinc metallochaperone AztD — protein MKRRSLHALLPALVVLGASACATESEPTTSTSTSTSTSTSPSASPSSDSSAESAAETGSGTEAASANPRLAVTYDGGVLVVDTTSGDVLADEPMEGFVRASAAGDGRHVLISGAGGWQALDLGSWSHEHGDHGHHYTGEPGLTGVAFEAAEPGHVVVHDGITTLFDDGTGTITVFDPADLGEGAPEVTTAATDEAHHGVAVQLADRNLLMTVGDEESRSGVRLVGPSDAVMAETDECPGVHGEAFAEDTAVFGCEDGAVVLDGRSFTKVSSPDGYGRIGNQAGSEVSPILLGDYKVDADAELERPTRVALIDTRDASLELVDLGTSYTFRSLGRGPDGEALVLGTDGALHVIDEETGRTTDTIEVVDRWREPLDWQQPRPALHVVGETAYVTDPRRDQVHVVDLGRGKVTSTLDLPHTPNEIVANAG, from the coding sequence ATGAAGCGCAGATCCCTCCATGCCCTCCTGCCCGCCCTCGTCGTACTCGGCGCCTCTGCCTGCGCGACCGAGTCCGAACCGACCACCTCGACCTCCACGTCCACCTCCACCTCGACCTCCCCCTCCGCCTCCCCCTCCAGCGACTCGTCTGCCGAGTCGGCTGCCGAGACCGGGTCCGGCACCGAGGCCGCGTCGGCCAACCCGCGGCTGGCAGTGACGTACGACGGTGGCGTGCTCGTCGTCGACACGACGAGCGGCGACGTCCTCGCCGACGAGCCGATGGAGGGCTTCGTCCGCGCGTCCGCCGCCGGCGACGGTCGCCACGTCCTCATCAGCGGCGCCGGCGGGTGGCAGGCCCTCGACCTCGGCTCGTGGAGCCACGAGCACGGCGACCACGGGCACCACTACACCGGCGAGCCCGGTCTGACGGGCGTCGCGTTCGAGGCGGCCGAGCCCGGTCACGTCGTCGTGCACGACGGGATCACGACGCTCTTCGACGACGGCACCGGCACCATCACGGTCTTCGACCCGGCCGACCTCGGCGAGGGCGCTCCCGAGGTCACGACCGCGGCCACCGACGAGGCGCACCACGGTGTCGCGGTGCAGCTGGCCGACCGCAACCTGCTGATGACGGTCGGCGACGAGGAGTCGCGCTCCGGCGTCCGGCTCGTCGGGCCGTCGGACGCGGTCATGGCCGAGACCGACGAGTGCCCCGGCGTGCACGGCGAGGCGTTCGCCGAGGACACGGCCGTCTTCGGCTGCGAGGACGGTGCGGTGGTCCTCGACGGTCGCTCCTTCACCAAGGTCTCGAGCCCCGACGGCTACGGCCGGATCGGCAACCAGGCCGGCTCCGAGGTGTCCCCGATCCTGCTCGGCGACTACAAGGTCGACGCCGACGCCGAGCTCGAGCGCCCCACCCGCGTCGCGCTGATCGACACCCGCGACGCGTCGCTGGAGCTCGTCGACCTCGGCACGAGCTACACCTTCCGCTCGCTCGGCCGCGGACCCGACGGCGAGGCCCTCGTGCTCGGCACCGACGGCGCCCTGCACGTGATCGACGAGGAGACCGGCCGCACGACCGACACCATCGAGGTCGTCGACCGCTGGCGCGAGCCGCTCGACTGGCAGCAGCCCCGCCCGGCGCTCCACGTCGTGGGCGAGACGGCGTACGTCACCGACCCGCGCCGCGACCAGGTGCACGTCGTCGACCTCGGCCGCGGCAAGGTCACCTCGACCCTCGACCTGCCGCACACGCCCAACGAGATCGTCGCCAACGCCGGCTGA
- the deoD gene encoding purine-nucleoside phosphorylase — protein MSTHIGAQPGDIAPTVLLPGDPLRARWIAENFLDDARCYSEVRGMYGFTGTWRGQPVSVQGSGMGQPSMSIYVNELFTDYDVQSIIRVGSCGAVTEGVGVRDVIIASGACTDSSMNRITFHGLDYAPVADFGLLRGAVEAAEAREGGSPFHVGLIFSSDSFYASRPELLGEMVKYGVLAVEMEASALYTLAAKHGRRALAICTVSDHIVTGEETTSQEREQTFGEMIDIALTAALG, from the coding sequence GTGAGCACGCACATCGGCGCCCAGCCCGGCGACATCGCCCCCACCGTCCTGCTTCCCGGCGACCCCCTCCGGGCGAGGTGGATCGCGGAGAACTTCCTCGACGATGCCCGCTGCTACAGCGAGGTGCGAGGGATGTACGGCTTCACCGGCACGTGGCGCGGCCAGCCGGTCTCCGTACAGGGGTCCGGCATGGGGCAGCCGTCGATGTCGATCTACGTCAACGAGCTCTTCACCGACTACGACGTCCAGTCGATCATCCGCGTCGGCTCGTGCGGCGCGGTGACCGAGGGTGTCGGCGTGCGCGACGTGATCATCGCGTCCGGCGCCTGCACCGACTCCTCGATGAACCGGATCACCTTCCACGGCCTCGACTACGCACCCGTCGCCGACTTCGGCCTCCTGCGCGGCGCGGTCGAGGCGGCCGAGGCTCGCGAGGGCGGCTCGCCCTTCCACGTCGGGCTGATCTTCTCCAGCGACTCGTTCTACGCCTCCCGCCCCGAGCTGCTCGGCGAGATGGTGAAGTACGGCGTCCTCGCCGTCGAGATGGAGGCCAGCGCGCTCTACACGCTCGCCGCCAAGCACGGTCGCCGGGCCCTCGCGATCTGCACCGTCTCCGACCACATCGTCACCGGCGAGGAGACGACCTCCCAGGAGCGCGAGCAGACCTTCGGCGAGATGATCGACATCGCGCTGACCGCCGCCCTCGGCTGA
- a CDS encoding ATP-dependent DNA helicase: protein MRAKHAASDEQWAAITAPLRPTVVVAGAGSGKTTLMAQRVVWLVATGRVRPEEVLGLTFTTKAAAELRQRVTQALGDAGLLDRSVVAEGEDVLEPTVATYHAYAANLLTDHGLRIGHEPDTRVVSDASRYQLGARVIERFTGHIELLTDHPATAIQNLLALDGAMSEHLVDEDDVRRIDAEARRGFERAIEEELAGKARKTYLEPPAKAINAIDRRAELLQLVAGYRRLKADLGLMDFGDQIALAARLVDDQPEVGEIERGRFKVVLLDEYQDTSVAQATMLARLFSGPDDDHGLGHPVMAVGDPNQAIYGWRGASVSNILNFAETFPAADGEPGRLPLTVNRRSDRRILDVANRLAQPLLEAYGDKVARLRAAEIAEQGIVETHVFERAVDELAWLAAEVRRVHESGTDWSDIGVLSRDNAQGEEVYDTLTAAGIPVEIVGLSGLIRLPEVAEVVATLTLMHDVTANTSMLTLLTGPRWAIGPRDLRLLALRAAEIAGVRGRKEAATVADQLLQIADGIDASELPALSDAVEAPGEAAYSPEALDRFGLLATELRRLRTHVGDPLLDVVCRIIDTTGVDVELASATSPAAAARRDNLDLFVKAVAEFQSVDGDVTLPALLAYLTAEDDQGNGLDVATPTAADSVKLLTVHRAKGLEWSSVFCVGVGETRFPSNRSRTLWTSSPAVLPAPLRGDRADQPQLVGHDKAALDAYRAATRAHDAEEELRLGYVAYTRAAHHLAVSSYVWGQRSTPFGPSSYQAVVREQLEEWGETVDDWIEKPAPKSPNPNDDVDPSRPWPVPGPGEEAARRLAAAELVRTVDPSAPDEGLDMVEAAMVAEWDDDLAQLVAEARAERATAIDLPLPSSLSATSMTRLRDDPDGFARELARPMPRPPAPAARFGTAFHAWVEDRFGQQALIEPDELPGRADAGIDDDADLGEVVKRFEDGPFGDRAPHAVEAPFALVLAGQVVRGRIDAVYAEASDSGADFLVVDWKTSRHEASDPLQLALYRLAWSELTGVPIERVRAAFHYVRSGRTVEPKDLPDRAGLERLLDL, encoded by the coding sequence ATGAGGGCGAAGCACGCCGCGAGCGACGAGCAGTGGGCCGCGATCACGGCCCCGCTGCGCCCGACCGTGGTCGTGGCCGGGGCCGGGAGCGGCAAGACCACGCTGATGGCGCAACGCGTCGTCTGGCTCGTCGCCACCGGCCGGGTCCGCCCGGAGGAGGTGCTCGGCCTGACCTTCACCACCAAGGCCGCCGCCGAGCTGCGCCAGCGCGTCACCCAGGCGCTCGGCGACGCAGGGCTGCTCGACCGGTCGGTCGTCGCCGAGGGCGAGGACGTCCTCGAGCCCACCGTCGCGACCTACCACGCCTACGCCGCCAACCTGCTGACCGACCACGGCCTCCGCATCGGCCACGAGCCCGACACCCGGGTCGTCTCCGACGCCTCGCGCTACCAGCTCGGGGCGCGGGTCATCGAGCGGTTCACGGGGCACATCGAGCTGCTGACCGACCACCCCGCGACCGCCATCCAGAACCTCCTCGCCCTCGACGGCGCGATGAGCGAGCACCTCGTCGACGAGGACGACGTACGACGCATCGACGCCGAGGCCCGACGCGGCTTCGAGCGCGCGATCGAGGAGGAGCTGGCCGGCAAGGCCCGCAAGACCTACCTCGAGCCGCCGGCGAAGGCCATCAACGCCATCGACCGGCGGGCCGAGCTGCTGCAGCTCGTCGCCGGCTACCGCAGGCTGAAGGCCGACCTCGGGCTGATGGACTTCGGCGACCAGATCGCCCTCGCGGCGCGGCTGGTCGACGACCAGCCCGAGGTGGGGGAGATCGAGCGTGGGCGCTTCAAGGTCGTGCTGCTGGACGAGTACCAGGACACCTCGGTCGCGCAAGCGACGATGCTCGCCCGCCTGTTCTCCGGCCCCGACGACGACCACGGCCTCGGCCACCCGGTGATGGCGGTCGGCGACCCCAACCAGGCGATCTACGGGTGGCGCGGCGCCTCGGTGTCCAACATCCTCAACTTCGCCGAGACGTTCCCCGCCGCCGACGGCGAGCCCGGCCGGCTGCCGCTGACGGTCAACCGGCGTTCCGACCGGCGCATCCTCGACGTCGCCAACCGGCTCGCCCAGCCGCTGCTCGAGGCCTACGGCGACAAGGTGGCCCGCCTGCGCGCGGCCGAGATCGCCGAGCAGGGCATCGTCGAGACCCACGTCTTCGAGCGCGCCGTCGACGAGCTGGCCTGGCTCGCCGCCGAGGTGCGCCGGGTCCACGAGTCCGGCACGGACTGGTCCGACATCGGCGTGCTCAGCCGGGACAACGCCCAGGGCGAGGAGGTCTACGACACCCTCACCGCCGCCGGGATCCCGGTCGAGATCGTCGGCCTCTCCGGCCTGATCCGCCTGCCGGAGGTCGCCGAGGTCGTCGCGACGCTGACGCTGATGCACGACGTCACCGCCAACACCTCCATGCTGACCCTGCTGACCGGGCCACGGTGGGCGATCGGTCCGCGCGACCTGCGGCTGCTCGCGCTGCGCGCCGCCGAGATCGCCGGGGTCCGCGGCCGCAAGGAGGCGGCGACCGTCGCCGACCAGCTCCTCCAGATCGCCGACGGCATCGACGCCTCCGAGCTGCCCGCCCTCAGCGACGCGGTCGAGGCGCCCGGCGAGGCGGCGTACTCGCCCGAGGCGCTCGACCGCTTCGGCCTGCTCGCCACCGAGCTGCGCCGGCTGCGGACCCACGTCGGCGACCCGCTGCTCGACGTCGTGTGCCGGATCATCGACACCACGGGTGTCGACGTCGAGCTGGCGTCGGCGACCTCGCCCGCGGCCGCCGCGCGGCGCGACAACCTCGACCTCTTCGTGAAGGCCGTGGCGGAGTTCCAGTCGGTCGACGGCGACGTGACGCTGCCGGCGCTGCTGGCCTACCTCACCGCCGAGGACGACCAGGGCAACGGCCTCGACGTCGCCACCCCGACGGCCGCCGACTCGGTCAAGCTGCTGACCGTCCACCGCGCCAAGGGGTTGGAGTGGTCGTCGGTCTTCTGCGTCGGGGTGGGGGAGACCCGGTTCCCGAGCAACCGCTCGCGCACGCTGTGGACCTCCTCGCCCGCCGTCCTGCCGGCGCCGTTGCGCGGCGACCGGGCCGACCAGCCCCAGCTCGTCGGCCATGACAAGGCGGCCCTCGACGCCTACCGCGCCGCGACCCGCGCCCACGACGCCGAGGAGGAGCTCCGGCTGGGCTACGTCGCCTACACGCGCGCCGCGCACCACCTCGCCGTCTCCTCCTACGTCTGGGGTCAGCGCTCGACGCCGTTCGGGCCGTCGAGCTACCAGGCCGTGGTCCGCGAGCAGCTCGAGGAGTGGGGCGAGACGGTCGACGACTGGATCGAGAAGCCCGCCCCGAAGTCGCCCAACCCCAACGACGACGTCGACCCGTCCCGCCCGTGGCCCGTGCCCGGCCCGGGGGAGGAGGCCGCGCGACGGCTGGCCGCCGCCGAGCTGGTCCGCACCGTCGACCCGAGCGCGCCCGACGAGGGCCTCGACATGGTCGAGGCCGCCATGGTGGCCGAGTGGGACGACGACCTCGCGCAGCTCGTCGCGGAGGCGCGCGCCGAACGCGCGACCGCCATCGACCTGCCGCTGCCGAGCAGCCTGTCGGCCACCTCGATGACGCGGCTGCGCGACGACCCCGACGGCTTCGCCCGCGAGCTCGCCCGCCCGATGCCGCGTCCGCCGGCACCGGCGGCCCGGTTCGGTACGGCGTTCCACGCCTGGGTCGAGGACCGCTTCGGCCAACAGGCGCTGATCGAGCCCGACGAGCTGCCCGGCCGTGCCGACGCCGGCATCGACGACGACGCCGACCTCGGTGAGGTGGTCAAGCGCTTCGAGGACGGCCCCTTCGGCGACCGGGCTCCGCACGCCGTCGAGGCGCCCTTCGCGCTGGTGCTCGCCGGCCAGGTGGTCCGCGGCCGCATCGATGCGGTCTACGCCGAGGCCTCCGACTCGGGCGCCGACTTCCTGGTCGTCGACTGGAAGACCAGTCGCCACGAGGCCTCCGACCCGCTCCAGCTCGCCCTCTACAGGCTCGCCTGGTCCGAGCTCACGGGGGTGCCGATCGAACGGGTCCGGGCGGCGTTCCACTACGTCCGCTCGGGCCGCACCGTCGAGCCGAAGGACCTCCCCGACCGGGCCGGCCTCGAGCGGCTCCTCGACCTCTGA